The nucleotide sequence ATAAAGAAGAATGGTGAGGTTATTCCAGGTAACATAATTGTACGTCAAAGAGGTACAAAATTTCATCCTGGAAAGAATGTTGGTATGGGTAAAGATCATACGATTTTTGCTAAAACGAAAGGCTGGGTGAGTTTTAGAAAATCAGCAAATAAAAAGACGTTTATTGATGTTGTGCCTACAGATAATATGCAAGCCTTGGCTTGAATAGATACGGGTCTGTAGCTCAGGTGGTTAGAGCGCACGCCTGATAAGCGTGAGGTCGGAGGTTCAACTCTTCCCAGACCCACCATTTAAATTTGCAATAGTTTTGATATTGTGTAACTAAACGATGGTTTTACATAAGAATTCAGTAACCAGTGAATCAGTAGCAGCTGGTCATCCAGACAAAGTAGCAGACCAGATTTCAGATGCAATACTTGACGAATACCTTTTTAATGACTCTTCCTCTCGTACTGCAATAGAGACTTTAGTTACTAAAGATAATGTTATTATAGCTGGGGAAGTATTTGGGCCGAACATTGAAAATAGCAAGATTGAAAGTATTGTACGGAATACAATAAAAGATATTGGTTATGAGCATGATGGTTTCCACTGGGAAACAGTGAAAGTAAATATATTGCTACATGAACAATCAAATGACATTGCAATAGGTGTGGATCAAGGTGCTGGGGATCAGGGCATAATGTATGGCTATGCAACAATAGAGACAGAAAGCCTCATGCCAGCACCCATTTTTTATGCACACTCGATTCTGAGAAATATCATGAGTATGGTCAAAGAGGTAAAGCTTGGTCCGGATGCAAAATCGCAAATCACTTTGGCGTATGAGAATAACCTTCCAGTGCGTGCTGAAAGTATTGTTGTTTCAATACAGCATCTTGAGGATCTGAGTCAATCGAAAGTGAAGGAAATAATTTATCCTTACATAGCTTCATCTTTACCTGAAGGGTGGATGTGCCCTAAAGAAAATCTCTTAGTCAATCCAACAGGTAGATTTGTTATTGGTGGACCAGTTGGTGATTGTGGATTAACCGGACGAAAAATTATGGTTGATACTTATGGAGGCTATATTCCACACGGTGGAGGAGCGTTTTCTGGAAAAGATGCAACAAAAGTTGATAGATCCGC is from Wolbachia endosymbiont (group B) of Hofmannophila pseudospretella and encodes:
- the metK gene encoding methionine adenosyltransferase, encoding MVLHKNSVTSESVAAGHPDKVADQISDAILDEYLFNDSSSRTAIETLVTKDNVIIAGEVFGPNIENSKIESIVRNTIKDIGYEHDGFHWETVKVNILLHEQSNDIAIGVDQGAGDQGIMYGYATIETESLMPAPIFYAHSILRNIMSMVKEVKLGPDAKSQITLAYENNLPVRAESIVVSIQHLEDLSQSKVKEIIYPYIASSLPEGWMCPKENLLVNPTGRFVIGGPVGDCGLTGRKIMVDTYGGYIPHGGGAFSGKDATKVDRSAAYMARYLAKNIVFAGLAERCLVQLSYAIGVSKPTSFYIDTFGTNTIDEERIKGFIEGNIDLSTKGIIRHLSLNRPIYKRTAYYGHFGKDSEGDGGFSWEGVDLSTDFCKEFNIEEKRREFL
- the rpmA gene encoding 50S ribosomal protein L27, yielding MATKKSGGSSCNGRDSAGRRLGIKKNGEVIPGNIIVRQRGTKFHPGKNVGMGKDHTIFAKTKGWVSFRKSANKKTFIDVVPTDNMQALA